The following proteins are co-located in the Microbacterium immunditiarum genome:
- the ribD gene encoding bifunctional diaminohydroxyphosphoribosylaminopyrimidine deaminase/5-amino-6-(5-phosphoribosylamino)uracil reductase RibD: protein MTATERERDAMRHALDLALRGPRGINPQVGAVILSPAGDVLAEGWHRGAGTAHAEVDALSKLAPGAARGATAVVTLEPCNHHGRTGPCAVALIEAGVARVAFAVADPNTISSGGAERLRAAGVSVEEGLLENDGEALLSSWLEVQRLGRPHVTVKWAQSLDGRIAASDGSSKWITGAAAREDVHRRRARADAIVAGIGTVLADDPALTARAADGSLLDRQPTPVVLGAREIPADAAVRRHPRPVLQYDGHSLFDVLRELRSRGVQRVFVEGGPTIASAFVREGLADEVLAYVAPVLLGGDHLAIGDIGVGTIGDARRHILASVERLGDDLLIVATPRKTSEPHEGDA, encoded by the coding sequence ATGACGGCCACCGAGCGGGAACGCGACGCGATGCGGCACGCCCTCGACCTCGCGCTGCGCGGTCCTCGGGGCATCAATCCCCAGGTGGGTGCCGTCATCCTCTCCCCCGCCGGCGACGTGCTCGCCGAGGGCTGGCATCGCGGTGCCGGAACCGCGCACGCCGAGGTCGACGCACTGTCGAAGCTTGCGCCCGGCGCCGCCCGCGGCGCCACAGCGGTCGTCACCCTCGAACCGTGCAACCACCACGGGCGCACGGGTCCGTGCGCGGTGGCGCTCATCGAGGCGGGCGTCGCCCGCGTGGCGTTCGCGGTCGCCGACCCGAACACGATCTCGTCCGGCGGCGCCGAGCGGCTGCGCGCCGCAGGCGTCTCGGTCGAGGAGGGCCTGCTCGAGAACGATGGCGAGGCGCTGCTCTCGTCGTGGCTCGAGGTGCAGCGTCTCGGGCGGCCGCACGTGACCGTGAAGTGGGCGCAGAGCCTCGACGGACGCATCGCGGCATCCGACGGATCGAGCAAGTGGATCACCGGCGCGGCCGCGCGCGAAGACGTGCACCGCCGCCGCGCACGCGCCGACGCGATCGTCGCGGGTATCGGCACGGTGCTCGCCGACGACCCCGCACTCACGGCCCGCGCGGCTGACGGGTCGCTGCTGGATCGCCAGCCGACGCCGGTCGTGCTGGGCGCGCGCGAGATCCCGGCAGACGCCGCGGTGCGGCGGCATCCGCGCCCCGTCCTGCAATACGACGGCCACTCCCTCTTCGACGTGCTCCGCGAGCTCCGCTCGCGCGGGGTGCAGCGCGTGTTCGTCGAAGGCGGTCCCACGATCGCGAGCGCGTTCGTTCGGGAGGGACTCGCCGACGAGGTGCTCGCGTACGTCGCGCCCGTGCTGCTCGGAGGCGACCACCTCGCGATCGGCGACATCGGCGTCGGCACGATCGGCGACGCACGGCGACACATTCTCGCAT